GGTAAAACGAACAAGTATATTTTTATGAGGCTCATTGGTGGACAGGATAACGACTCGTACATCATAAGAAATGGTAAACGTATTAGGGTTTACGACCATAAGAGCAAAAAAAATACGATTAAGGAAAATAAGGGTGCACGAATAAGATTAACGGATATTTACGGGTTAAACCTATTCGATTTTAATAAAAACATTACAAAAACTAGCTTAATTACTCCTGCGATTGGTTTTAATCCTGATGATGGATTTTTAGTGGGATTATCTTATGCTTTAACAACTAAAGGGTTTCAGCGTAACCCTTTTTCGAGGCAACATAAATTTAAAGGTGGGTATTATTTCGCTACTGGAGGATTTTCCCTTGATTACAATGGGGAGTTTGCTAATGTTTTTGGTGATTGGAACTTGCATGTTGGCAGCCAGTTTACTTCCGAAAACTACACTAATAATTTTTTTGGATATGGAAACGAAACGAAAAACAATGATGGTGAACTCGGTTTGGATTTCAATCGTGTTAAAACAGGTGTTTACGCATTAAATGCAGGCGTTTTTAAAAAAGGCGATTTTGGTAGCAACTATGGTGTTAGGGCTGTTTTTGAAGGAATAGAAATAGAAGACACCGAAAATCGTTTTATAGCTGATTTTGTACCAATAAGTAATTCCAATTTTTACAAACGACGTTTTTTTGGAGGCCTCGAAGCCCAGTTTGATTATCAAAGTTACGACGATAAAATAAACCCGAAAAGAGGGATGGTTTTTAATTTTCAAATTGGAGGTAAAACCGAGTTTAAGGAAACAAAAAACACCTATGGTTACCTAAATTCCAGTATTGGCTTCTATAATGCGTTAACCACAAATAAAAAATTGGTTTTAAAATCCGATTTGCGAACCCAATGGCGAATGGGAGACGATTTGCTGTTTTACCAAGCGGCCAATATAGGTGGCGATAATGGCCTCCGCGGTTATAGAACCGAACGTTTTACTGGTAAAAATGCATTGGTTGGTAGTACCGATTTGCGGTACAGTTTCCCATCTTTTAAAACGAGAACATTGCCGTTTCAAATTGGTGTTTTTGGTGGTGCCGATGTTGGGCGCGTATGGCTAAAGAATGATTTTTCTGAAAAATGGCACAACGATTACGGTGGTGGTTTTTGGATTACAGCAGCTGAAAGTCTTTCTGGAACGTTCAACTTTTTTAATAGCGTGGAAGGTTTAAGGTTTTCTTTTGCGTTTGGTTTAAATTTTTAAGCTAAAAGTGTATAAATTCCCGCCTTCACTTTTGTTTCTTTCATCGGTAATGTAAACACTTTTATTGTTCTTAAAGCAAACCCCTTCTTTTTGCGAATCGTGTTTAAATTCAAGTTCTTTTATGTGACCTTTAAAAAACGAATCCGATTCAAAGTTCGTTATTTTCCATAGTTTGTCGTGGTTTAAAAGCACAACGGTTTTGCCATCGTCACTAATATCGGCCGAAGTTATTTTGTGATGTTTCCCTTCAAGGTTAAAGTCAGCGATCAATTCAGCTGTATGTTCTCCAACCGTATTAGGCACTTTTAATAAAATGCTCGTTTTGTTCTCTTTGCTAAAAATGTAAAAGTTGTCGTTAAAAAGAAAAAAGGCTTCAAAATCTTCTGTATTTACACCCTTAGGAAGCCTAAATCCTATAGTTTTGGCTGTGGAATTATTTGTTTCAAAATCCGATACTTTATAAATTGTAAAATGTTTCCTTTTTTTATTGTTGTTTCCAAAATCGCCAATGTAAAGATGACCTTCGTGGTCTGATGTTAAATCTTCCCAATCAATATTTACGGCATTTTTAATATTTATGGTTTTTATTAAATTACCCCGCTTATTAAAGCCGTAAATAGTGCTTTCGTTTCCGGCATCTTCAATCGTCCAGAGTAAATCGGAATTCGTAATGGTTTCAACCGCCGAAGCTTCTTTTAATTGGCTTGGTAAATTTGCAACTACGTTTAGTTTTCCTGTATTACACGAACTTAACATAAATAAAACATACCATATTTTCGGAATCTGATAAACCATGAATCTAAATTTTAAACCAAAGTACTCACTTTACAATGTAATGTGAAATTAAAATTCTTAAACTATTTTTAAAAGATGATTAAAAAGCTTTAATAATTTAATAGCTTTATACTCATAAAAATTGAGTTATAGATGACCACAGTTGATGATTTATTGAATTTGCTGATATTAGAAAAAGTGACCGAAAGCGAGTTTAACGGGGTAAGCAAAACTGTAGGGAGCCCAATAGTTTTCGGTGGTCAGGTATTGGCACAGGCTATTAACGCAGCAAGCAGGACCATTACCAATAAAAGGATTCTCCATTCCATGCATGCTTATTTTTTGGAACCGGGCGATTTAAACCAGCCAATCACTTATAACGTTAGCAAGGTTCGTGATGGCGGTAGTTTTTCAGTTCGTCGGGTAACAGCGCATCAAAAAGACAATACAATTTTTATTTTATCGGCCTCTTTCCATAAAAAAGAAGAAGGCTATAACCATCAAATAGACATAAAAAAAGGCTTAAAGCAGCCAGAAGAACTTTTGAGTTGGACCGATATTTTACATCAATTTGGTGATTTTTTACCAAAAAGCCTGAAATCGTTTTTTGAGATAGACCGTCCCGTGGAGTTTAAACCAACAGAAATTCCTAATCCATTAGAGCAAATAGATTTGCCACCATTTACCGATGTATGGTTTAAGTTAAAAGGCGATGTAAGTGGTTTGGATTTGGCTAAAAAACAGCAAATACTAACCTATATTTCAGATTATAATATTTTGGTGTCGGCATTAAACCCACATGCCAGTCAGGCTAACTGGGGCAACACCCAAACCGCCAGTTTAGACCACTCGATGTGGTATTTTAGAGATTTTAATTTTGATGATTGGCTATTGTTTTCCATGGAATCGCCAAGTACATCAAATGCGCGAGGTTTTGCAAGAGGAA
This genomic stretch from Flavobacteriaceae bacterium GSB9 harbors:
- a CDS encoding acyl-CoA thioesterase II, translating into MTTVDDLLNLLILEKVTESEFNGVSKTVGSPIVFGGQVLAQAINAASRTITNKRILHSMHAYFLEPGDLNQPITYNVSKVRDGGSFSVRRVTAHQKDNTIFILSASFHKKEEGYNHQIDIKKGLKQPEELLSWTDILHQFGDFLPKSLKSFFEIDRPVEFKPTEIPNPLEQIDLPPFTDVWFKLKGDVSGLDLAKKQQILTYISDYNILVSALNPHASQANWGNTQTASLDHSMWYFRDFNFDDWLLFSMESPSTSNARGFARGNIFTREGKLIASVAQEGLMRPKNKK